A region from the Deinococcus sp. QL22 genome encodes:
- a CDS encoding DUF3969 family protein produces the protein MLTVLHLGSAILLNLHISVHPEDMAQLGKVLLFQLLGVLDAVEQGLVSTTEAERYCLNPFRNRKFAELGIRTDVLEIFERSGFLDDAQRLGTTSFSSSCTLLREAIGQGLRARAATHPVAHLNFQLEERHEPQP, from the coding sequence GTGCTCACTGTGCTGCACCTCGGAAGTGCGATCCTGCTCAACCTCCACATCTCTGTTCATCCTGAAGACATGGCTCAACTCGGGAAAGTGCTCTTGTTTCAACTGCTTGGCGTCCTCGACGCTGTCGAACAGGGTCTCGTGAGCACGACCGAAGCAGAGCGGTATTGCCTCAATCCTTTTCGCAACCGCAAGTTCGCTGAACTTGGGATTCGAACAGATGTCTTGGAGATCTTCGAAAGGTCGGGCTTCCTTGACGACGCTCAGAGGCTGGGGACCACGAGTTTCTCGAGCTCTTGTACCCTGCTTCGCGAGGCCATTGGGCAGGGATTGCGAGCCCGAGCAGCGACCCATCCCGTGGCTCATTTGAACTTCCAGTTGGAAGAGAGGCACGAACCACAGCCGTAA
- a CDS encoding EAL domain-containing protein yields MADDLSEMSLPTDLVAHELYRRVLALAVHTIPGTLAGRLFGLEADGTFRIWAATGQALQILEGLRLEQRQLVYDPAHRSTWVGGLRAAFASSLPADDIVILDRAQQAANSFLYPDSQGCGSAQVLIVPVELGGKLRAVLQLDRPNREQSITGTTLDMPLLGADLALGQWCGAQVALVIRHLDNAANLKAEQKELNLLNRAHAAVTGAQDLEDLFRRIIGAVTELLGIQHVTIALLDGDVLVPQQQAGGGVWSLSYPVTSGVAGRVARTGISALLPDVRQDPEYVEEHVDVISELCVPLLDGDRVVGVLNLESSTQRLTQQDLRQVQALGVWLGRAIERERLYVATEQQRRALDLLHCVRTAVSRTLDVQDTIRAVNESIAQTLGYPQVSVYFREGDELVLQHQMGYEQVLDRLPITSGVMGRVARTGQAAWIEDMEKDPEALKAMEGISSEVCVPLYLSGAVVGVLNVESMGERRLRAWDAELITAVGEYVQYSLERASLHAQVKDREVLYRLLAEHTSDLVGLHHADGRLIYVSPSIAPLLGFAPSDAVLHGPALLVHPEDRYYLRRAFRVNGEPIRWRLRHRDGRYIWFETTISRIDQAPYRTDAQPGQFLTSSRDITERHGAETRLAWAATHDPLTHLPNRALLFERLSSVLRAAQRTGQHAYAVLYLDMDRFKIINDSLGHAVGDELLVAFAHRLQSTMRQGDLVARLGGDEFAVLLVDCQNPGSQDGGLTEAKRAAARLQLALTEPFLVAGRALRVAVSVGIAPGRVGHNTPGDVLRDADLSMYRAKRDRRETVATFDLSMHTRAVRQLQLEADLPHAARLGQLQLHFQPIVNLISGQLHSAEALVRWQHPQLGLIPPDEFIPLAEELDLITDLGDWVLHCACATYTDWNPVSMSLNVNVSTRQFLKEGFVQRVEAALKAHALPAHRLNLEITESALVEDVDEAARTLAGLRSLGVRVQIDDFGTGHSSLAFLHRFPVNVLKIDRAFIAHLGEDAVSASVVKTVVLLAQALGADVVAEGIETELHRSHLLHLGCPLGQGYLFSKPLPPNEFAAQWLSADNMDLSTPAPTS; encoded by the coding sequence TTGGCAGATGACCTGTCGGAGATGAGTCTGCCCACCGATTTGGTGGCCCACGAACTGTATAGGCGCGTGTTGGCTCTGGCAGTGCATACCATCCCTGGGACGTTGGCAGGACGGCTGTTCGGCCTAGAGGCTGATGGGACTTTCCGAATATGGGCCGCCACCGGGCAGGCTTTACAAATCTTGGAAGGCCTGCGCCTGGAGCAACGCCAACTGGTGTACGACCCAGCGCACCGAAGTACATGGGTCGGTGGGCTACGCGCCGCCTTTGCCTCCAGCCTGCCCGCTGACGACATTGTGATACTGGATCGGGCGCAGCAAGCGGCCAATTCCTTTCTCTATCCAGACAGCCAGGGCTGCGGTTCGGCGCAGGTTCTGATTGTTCCGGTAGAGCTGGGAGGCAAGCTGCGGGCCGTGCTTCAGCTTGACCGACCTAACCGGGAACAGTCCATCACTGGAACGACTCTGGACATGCCTTTGCTGGGAGCCGACTTGGCATTGGGACAATGGTGCGGGGCACAAGTGGCGCTGGTGATCCGGCATCTGGACAACGCTGCCAACTTGAAAGCTGAACAAAAAGAACTGAATTTGTTGAACCGGGCGCACGCAGCCGTGACGGGGGCGCAGGATCTAGAAGACCTGTTTCGGCGAATCATTGGGGCCGTCACTGAATTGTTGGGAATACAACACGTCACTATTGCTCTCCTAGACGGCGATGTGCTGGTGCCTCAGCAGCAGGCGGGCGGTGGGGTCTGGAGCCTCAGTTATCCGGTGACGTCGGGTGTGGCCGGACGGGTGGCCCGCACAGGCATTTCTGCTCTTTTGCCCGATGTGCGTCAAGACCCGGAATACGTAGAAGAACACGTAGACGTCATCAGTGAGCTGTGCGTGCCGCTGCTGGACGGCGACCGTGTGGTGGGCGTCCTCAATCTGGAATCCAGCACCCAGCGCCTGACCCAGCAGGATTTGCGGCAAGTGCAGGCCCTCGGCGTGTGGCTGGGGAGGGCCATAGAGCGCGAGCGGTTGTACGTCGCCACCGAGCAGCAGCGTCGGGCGCTGGATTTGCTGCACTGCGTCCGAACCGCCGTCAGCCGTACGCTCGATGTTCAAGACACCATCCGGGCGGTCAATGAAAGCATCGCCCAAACGCTGGGGTATCCGCAGGTCAGCGTGTATTTTCGTGAGGGCGACGAGTTGGTGTTGCAGCATCAGATGGGGTACGAGCAGGTCTTAGATCGCCTGCCTATCACAAGTGGCGTGATGGGCCGGGTCGCCAGAACAGGGCAAGCGGCGTGGATCGAGGACATGGAAAAGGATCCCGAAGCCCTGAAAGCCATGGAGGGCATTTCGTCTGAGGTCTGCGTGCCGCTTTACCTGAGCGGAGCAGTGGTGGGCGTGCTGAACGTAGAGAGCATGGGCGAGCGGCGCCTACGGGCGTGGGACGCCGAACTGATTACAGCGGTGGGCGAATACGTGCAGTACAGCTTGGAGCGGGCCTCGCTGCACGCCCAAGTCAAAGACCGGGAAGTGCTGTACCGCCTGCTGGCCGAACACACCAGCGATCTGGTCGGCCTGCATCACGCGGATGGCCGCCTGATCTATGTCAGCCCTAGCATTGCGCCGCTGCTGGGTTTTGCACCGTCAGACGCCGTGCTGCACGGGCCCGCACTGCTGGTACACCCCGAAGACCGCTATTACCTTCGGCGGGCGTTTCGGGTCAATGGGGAGCCGATTCGCTGGCGGCTTCGGCACCGGGATGGACGCTACATCTGGTTCGAAACAACCATCAGCCGGATTGACCAGGCTCCATACCGCACTGATGCCCAGCCCGGCCAGTTTTTGACGTCTTCGCGCGATATTACGGAACGCCACGGAGCCGAAACCCGGTTGGCGTGGGCCGCCACCCATGACCCCCTGACCCATCTACCCAACCGCGCCCTGTTGTTCGAGCGCTTGAGTAGCGTGCTGCGGGCCGCCCAGCGCACCGGTCAACACGCTTACGCCGTGCTGTACCTCGACATGGATCGGTTTAAGATTATTAACGACAGTCTGGGACACGCAGTCGGCGATGAGCTGTTGGTGGCCTTCGCTCACCGCCTCCAAAGCACCATGCGGCAAGGCGATCTGGTGGCAAGGCTGGGCGGCGATGAATTTGCCGTGCTGCTCGTCGATTGCCAGAACCCAGGCTCACAAGACGGCGGACTGACGGAGGCCAAGAGAGCGGCAGCGAGGCTGCAGTTGGCGCTGACTGAGCCTTTCCTGGTGGCGGGACGTGCCCTGCGTGTGGCCGTCAGTGTAGGGATCGCGCCGGGGCGGGTGGGCCACAACACACCGGGCGATGTGCTGCGCGACGCTGATCTGAGCATGTACCGGGCCAAACGAGACCGCCGGGAAACCGTGGCGACCTTTGACCTCAGCATGCATACCCGCGCCGTGCGGCAGTTGCAACTGGAAGCCGACTTGCCGCACGCCGCACGCTTGGGCCAACTTCAGCTGCACTTTCAACCCATCGTGAACCTGATTTCGGGGCAGCTTCACAGTGCGGAGGCGTTGGTGCGCTGGCAACATCCGCAATTGGGCCTGATTCCGCCGGACGAATTTATTCCGCTGGCCGAAGAATTAGACCTGATTACCGACCTGGGAGACTGGGTGCTGCATTGTGCCTGTGCTACTTACACCGACTGGAATCCGGTCTCCATGAGTCTGAATGTCAATGTTTCGACTCGGCAATTTTTGAAAGAAGGGTTTGTGCAGCGGGTCGAGGCGGCGCTGAAGGCTCACGCGTTGCCCGCACACCGCCTGAATTTGGAAATTACCGAGAGTGCTTTGGTAGAAGATGTGGATGAGGCCGCCCGGACACTTGCGGGACTGCGCTCCCTGGGTGTGCGCGTGCAAATTGACGATTTCGGTACCGGGCATTCGAGTTTGGCCTTCTTGCACCGCTTTCCGGTAAACGTTCTAAAGATTGACCGCGCCTTTATCGCCCACCTTGGAGAGGACGCCGTGAGCGCCAGCGTGGTGAAAACGGTGGTTCTGCTGGCTCAGGCGCTGGGTGCAGACGTAGTAGCAGAAGGCATTGAAACAGAACTGCACCGTAGCCATCTGCTGCATCTGGGCTGTCCGCTGGGGCAGGGCTATCTGTTTTCCAAGCCACTGCCCCCAAACGAATTCGCGGCGCAGTGGTTAAGCGCAGACAACATGGATCTGTCAACCCCGGCCCCAACATCCTAA
- a CDS encoding SRPBCC family protein, with the protein MSSDQQRANTNGQRPAAFGSATSFDGPLEPQASTTGASMGLLERGVVAVAGASLAALGLRGHPFARIALMGAGIGLTIVAAQGKNPLATALKIQQDPDTGETLVSDAVTIAKPADALYAIWRKLENLPQLMTHLQEVRVLDEKRSHWTVKAPVGTVGWDAEITADEPGQRIAWQSLPGASIENSGEVIFRTAPGKRGTEVIVRLRYKPPGGTAGAVVARIAGQEPSQQLRDDLMRFKREQELGFAPTTEGQTSGRAASEAKKLAGKGEQMQAGKQAQGDNQ; encoded by the coding sequence ATGTCTTCTGACCAGCAGCGTGCCAACACGAATGGGCAGAGACCAGCAGCATTTGGCAGCGCAACCTCGTTTGACGGGCCGCTGGAACCGCAGGCGTCCACCACAGGCGCGAGCATGGGCCTGCTGGAGCGCGGCGTGGTGGCAGTGGCCGGCGCCAGCCTCGCAGCGCTGGGCCTGCGCGGGCATCCATTTGCACGCATCGCACTCATGGGCGCGGGCATTGGCCTGACCATCGTGGCGGCGCAGGGGAAAAACCCACTGGCAACGGCCCTCAAAATTCAGCAAGACCCCGACACGGGCGAAACCCTGGTCAGCGACGCCGTGACCATTGCCAAGCCCGCCGACGCGCTGTACGCCATCTGGCGCAAGTTGGAAAACCTGCCGCAACTGATGACTCACCTTCAGGAAGTGCGCGTGTTGGACGAAAAACGTTCTCATTGGACGGTGAAGGCTCCGGTGGGGACGGTGGGTTGGGACGCCGAAATTACGGCGGATGAACCGGGCCAGCGAATCGCCTGGCAGTCGTTACCCGGTGCAAGCATAGAGAACAGCGGGGAAGTCATTTTTCGCACAGCTCCCGGCAAACGCGGCACAGAAGTGATCGTGCGCCTGCGCTACAAGCCTCCGGGCGGCACGGCGGGCGCAGTGGTAGCCCGGATTGCCGGGCAGGAACCCTCACAGCAACTTCGTGACGATCTGATGCGCTTTAAGCGGGAGCAGGAATTGGGATTTGCACCCACCACCGAAGGACAGACCAGCGGACGGGCAGCGAGCGAGGCCAAAAAATTGGCCGGAAAAGGAGAGCAGATGCAGGCAGGCAAACAGGCACAGGGGGACAATCAATGA
- a CDS encoding zinc-dependent alcohol dehydrogenase: protein MKALIWQGTNKVGIETVPDPTLLLPSDAIVKITSTAICGSDLHLLDGYIPSMEKGDIMGHEFMGEVVEVGKDVKRLKVGDRVIVPFNIACGLCDHCTRGNYSACDNTNPNHRMAEALYGAVSGGGLFGYSHIYGGYAGGQAQYVRVPFADVGGFKIESNLRDDQVLFLTDIFPTGYQAAENCQIVKGRDVVAVFGAGPVGQFAARSAQMLGAAKVIIVDRVPERLKMAEAAGIETINYEQTDVLIALREATGGRGPDHVIDAVGLEAHGHGPGALMDTAKQKMRLNFDRITALRWAILSCAKGGTVSMPGVYGGLVDKMPMGAAFAKGLVFRMGQTHTHRYVRPLLAHIEKGDIDPSFVITHRATLDEAPELYKTFREKHDGCIKVVLDPWGQLAGKA from the coding sequence ATGAAAGCGCTGATCTGGCAGGGCACCAACAAAGTAGGCATCGAAACCGTGCCTGACCCGACGCTGCTGCTCCCCAGCGACGCCATCGTCAAAATCACTTCTACCGCCATCTGCGGCTCCGATCTGCACCTGCTGGACGGCTACATTCCCAGCATGGAAAAGGGCGACATCATGGGCCATGAGTTCATGGGCGAAGTGGTGGAAGTGGGTAAGGACGTGAAGCGCCTGAAGGTGGGTGACCGCGTGATCGTGCCCTTCAACATTGCCTGCGGCCTGTGCGACCACTGCACGCGGGGCAATTACAGCGCCTGCGACAACACCAACCCCAATCACCGGATGGCCGAAGCCCTCTACGGCGCAGTCAGCGGTGGCGGACTTTTCGGGTACTCACACATTTACGGCGGTTATGCGGGCGGCCAAGCCCAGTACGTGCGCGTGCCGTTTGCCGACGTGGGCGGCTTCAAAATAGAATCCAACCTCCGCGACGATCAGGTGTTGTTCCTGACCGATATTTTCCCCACCGGGTATCAGGCTGCCGAGAACTGCCAGATCGTGAAGGGGCGCGACGTGGTGGCCGTGTTCGGGGCCGGGCCAGTGGGACAATTTGCCGCCCGCAGTGCCCAGATGTTGGGGGCCGCCAAGGTGATCATCGTAGACCGCGTGCCGGAGCGCCTGAAAATGGCCGAAGCCGCAGGCATAGAGACCATCAACTATGAGCAGACCGATGTGCTGATTGCCCTGCGCGAAGCAACTGGTGGGCGCGGCCCCGACCACGTGATCGACGCGGTAGGTCTGGAGGCGCACGGACACGGCCCCGGCGCGCTGATGGACACTGCCAAGCAAAAAATGCGGCTAAATTTTGACCGGATTACGGCGCTGCGCTGGGCGATTCTGAGTTGCGCCAAAGGCGGCACCGTGAGTATGCCGGGTGTGTACGGCGGGCTGGTCGACAAAATGCCGATGGGCGCGGCGTTTGCCAAGGGGTTGGTGTTCCGCATGGGCCAGACGCATACGCACCGCTACGTCAGGCCGCTGCTGGCGCACATCGAAAAGGGCGACATAGATCCCAGCTTCGTGATTACCCACCGCGCCACGCTGGACGAAGCGCCGGAGCTGTACAAAACCTTCCGCGAGAAGCACGACGGTTGTATCAAGGTGGTGCTTGACCCCTGGGGACAGCTCGCCGGGAAAGCCTGA
- a CDS encoding VOC family protein, whose product MSSPILDLAGVTLEVNHLPRGVRFYGQVLGLRLLHHDEEQGVAEFEVNLHQTLTLWKPITRQVNSPRLAPLRARGASHLHYAFQILPESLEDCKTLLDAQGLEWTEINLGTEDRPDWTLYFYDPFGHGLELRGVDLNDERRPHFLPKPIERPTHALPVFGLREIALGFGDYPAMLERLPRAYGFAFAKEQDDRNFAQFTLGPEAEEDGNGTPRRWLYTWDPQVGLADMLGGDHVHARFYADVDAVAELVKAAGLPYIQDKEGLAVRDPEGHVFEFVAAK is encoded by the coding sequence ATGAGTTCCCCGATTCTGGATCTGGCAGGCGTCACCCTGGAGGTCAATCATCTGCCGCGTGGCGTGCGCTTTTATGGGCAAGTGCTGGGGCTGCGGCTCCTGCACCACGATGAGGAACAGGGCGTAGCGGAATTTGAGGTCAATCTGCATCAAACGCTGACGCTCTGGAAACCGATCACGCGGCAGGTCAATTCGCCCCGGCTGGCCCCCCTGCGGGCACGCGGCGCGTCGCATCTGCACTATGCCTTCCAGATTCTGCCTGAATCCCTTGAAGACTGCAAAACCCTGCTGGACGCACAGGGGCTGGAATGGACAGAGATCAATCTGGGCACCGAAGACCGCCCCGATTGGACACTATATTTCTACGATCCATTCGGGCACGGCCTGGAGTTACGCGGCGTAGATCTGAACGATGAGCGGCGGCCTCACTTTTTGCCGAAACCGATAGAACGCCCTACCCACGCGCTCCCCGTCTTTGGCCTGCGCGAGATAGCACTCGGCTTTGGCGACTATCCGGCCATGCTGGAGCGTCTGCCCCGTGCCTACGGATTCGCCTTTGCCAAGGAGCAGGATGACCGCAACTTCGCGCAATTCACGCTGGGGCCGGAAGCTGAGGAAGACGGCAACGGCACACCCCGGCGTTGGCTGTATACCTGGGATCCGCAGGTGGGATTGGCCGACATGCTGGGCGGCGATCATGTCCACGCCCGCTTTTACGCCGATGTAGATGCGGTGGCCGAATTGGTGAAGGCGGCGGGTTTGCCCTACATTCAGGACAAAGAGGGGCTGGCGGTGCGCGACCCGGAAGGCCATGTTTTCGAGTTTGTGGCAGCGAAGTAA
- the galK gene encoding galactokinase, which yields MTASAKTFADLYGSAPEVTASAPGRVNLLGEHTDYQGGFVLPTAIPQQATVSLGRNGSAQHVIYSANLDQTITVPVGEVGTDFAPYITGCLNLSGVTEGMNVHIHSDVPSGGLSSSAALEVSTLRALRELLNLDLNDVELALRGVKVEHEFVGVLCGVMDQMASSIANTRTMLLIDTRSLEYRAVAFPEGAEVLVIDSGVPRRLAESGYNERRAQVEEASRLLGVPQLRDVTDLQSLETLPDLLRIRARHVVSENARVQAALLPTTDAVAFGQLMNASHASLRDDYAVSLPRVDTLVALLQADPDVFGARMTGAGFGGAVVALAREGLAVQVAERVLAEYGPEGQRVVP from the coding sequence ATGACCGCCTCTGCTAAGACCTTTGCCGACCTGTACGGCAGTGCCCCCGAAGTCACGGCTTCGGCACCGGGCCGCGTGAATCTGTTGGGCGAACATACCGATTATCAGGGCGGATTCGTGCTGCCTACCGCCATTCCCCAGCAGGCCACCGTGTCGCTGGGGCGCAACGGCAGCGCCCAGCACGTCATCTACAGCGCCAATCTGGATCAGACCATCACCGTGCCTGTAGGAGAAGTTGGTACCGATTTTGCGCCCTACATCACGGGCTGCCTGAACCTCAGCGGCGTCACCGAGGGCATGAACGTTCATATTCACAGCGATGTGCCCAGCGGCGGCCTCAGCAGCAGCGCGGCGCTAGAAGTGTCCACCTTGCGTGCCCTGCGCGAGTTGCTGAACCTTGACCTGAACGACGTGGAATTGGCCCTGCGCGGCGTGAAGGTGGAGCATGAATTCGTGGGCGTGCTGTGCGGCGTGATGGATCAGATGGCGAGCAGCATCGCCAACACGCGCACCATGCTGCTGATCGACACTCGCTCGCTGGAATACCGTGCCGTGGCGTTTCCGGAAGGGGCAGAGGTACTGGTCATCGATTCCGGCGTGCCCCGCCGCCTGGCCGAGAGCGGGTACAACGAACGCCGTGCACAGGTGGAGGAGGCCAGCCGCCTGCTGGGTGTGCCCCAGTTGCGCGACGTGACCGACCTGCAAAGCCTCGAAACCTTACCCGACCTGCTGCGAATCCGGGCGCGGCACGTGGTCAGCGAAAACGCCCGCGTTCAGGCCGCCCTGCTGCCCACCACCGACGCGGTGGCGTTCGGCCAACTCATGAATGCCTCGCACGCCAGTTTGCGCGACGATTACGCCGTGTCCCTGCCCCGTGTGGATACGCTGGTGGCCCTGCTACAAGCCGACCCAGACGTGTTCGGCGCACGCATGACTGGCGCTGGCTTTGGCGGCGCAGTGGTGGCCCTCGCCCGCGAAGGTCTGGCCGTGCAAGTCGCAGAGCGCGTGCTGGCCGAGTACGGACCGGAAGGTCAGCGGGTGGTTCCCTGA
- the galT gene encoding galactose-1-phosphate uridylyltransferase has protein sequence MTDSLSSLPVPGQPPATFQADFTKPDGRALTLYGLQPIEVEGELPNIGDPVDARPVLRWHPLRSEWVMYAAHRLNRTFLPPPDYNPLAPSRVGGHPTELPGGNYDLAVFDNRFPSLTLDAPTPHNPLERAGVGKCEVVVFSQNADGRLSDLSDDQMALLIDVWADRTTRLAATGKIRSVLAFENRGVEVGVTLHHPHGQIYAYDHIPPVQERMVAGAEAHRAQSGQAWITDFVASEREAAVRVVHDGGRAISIVPPFARYTYETWVMPTRAASLLSELDPAERRALAVTLKDTLLRLDALFGVRMPYLMTVHQAPVDAPHPDFPLHIEIYPYLRAPGRMKFLAGTEQGAGEFANDKFPEAAAEELRGVTL, from the coding sequence ATGACTGACTCTCTGTCCAGCCTGCCTGTGCCCGGCCAGCCGCCCGCCACCTTTCAGGCCGATTTCACCAAGCCCGATGGCCGTGCCCTGACGCTGTACGGCCTGCAACCCATCGAGGTAGAGGGCGAACTCCCCAACATCGGCGACCCCGTGGACGCCCGCCCGGTGCTGCGCTGGCACCCGCTGCGCTCGGAATGGGTGATGTACGCCGCGCACCGCCTGAACCGCACCTTTTTGCCGCCGCCAGACTACAACCCGCTGGCCCCCTCCCGCGTGGGCGGCCACCCCACCGAACTGCCGGGCGGCAACTACGATCTGGCCGTGTTCGACAACCGCTTTCCCAGCCTCACGCTGGACGCGCCCACGCCGCACAACCCGCTGGAACGCGCTGGCGTGGGCAAATGCGAGGTCGTGGTGTTCAGCCAGAACGCCGATGGCCGCCTGTCCGACCTGAGCGACGACCAGATGGCCCTCCTGATAGACGTGTGGGCAGACCGTACCACCCGCCTGGCCGCCACCGGCAAGATTCGCAGCGTACTGGCCTTCGAAAACCGGGGCGTGGAAGTGGGCGTGACCCTGCACCATCCTCACGGTCAGATCTACGCCTACGATCACATCCCGCCCGTGCAGGAGCGCATGGTGGCGGGGGCGGAAGCTCACCGCGCCCAGTCGGGTCAGGCCTGGATTACCGATTTCGTGGCCTCCGAGCGCGAAGCCGCCGTGCGCGTGGTTCACGACGGGGGCCGCGCCATCAGCATTGTGCCGCCGTTTGCCCGGTACACCTACGAAACGTGGGTCATGCCCACCCGCGCCGCCTCGCTGCTGTCGGAACTCGATCCCGCCGAGCGCCGCGCCCTGGCCGTGACCCTCAAGGATACGTTGCTGCGCCTAGACGCTCTGTTCGGCGTGCGGATGCCCTATCTGATGACGGTGCATCAAGCTCCAGTCGACGCGCCTCACCCCGACTTCCCGCTACACATCGAGATTTACCCCTACCTGCGTGCGCCGGGCCGCATGAAATTCCTGGCCGGAACCGAGCAGGGCGCAGGCGAATTTGCCAACGACAAGTTCCCCGAAGCGGCGGCGGAAGAATTGCGCGGAGTGACGCTATGA